Proteins encoded together in one Dermacentor variabilis isolate Ectoservices chromosome 2, ASM5094787v1, whole genome shotgun sequence window:
- the LOC142572037 gene encoding high affinity cAMP-specific and IBMX-insensitive 3',5'-cyclic phosphodiesterase 8B-like: MAPPQQAAALQEADEKYKAALKRLVIGEGTVALKYGSMYFAVPTVRVMFVFTKDDAQYNALRWAVEKMHYVCSLSTTTEEAVENFLNCRPHLVFIDARSKNTIDPILLCRTLCGYKWSQYSCIVAVVKKGLADRQEAAIVPLLRAGYKRWILETCSPMVCLNEIIQIEHNDLMHLWKLMTSEALFSALHYVRDGVIVTGPTHEIQFMNRAAEKLVGYSVEEMLGEDAQELHRTDSLKEDVAANISDQLDKGRAWEGTLFNRRKTGECVPVWSKIAPVDNSAAPGKLDHVVYIKENPFLMDKPFPPEAVVLSRRQSFAKYHAMVIEAPVTKVIKLLMATQENSPPSVAQALESVIDILHSTDLYNPQLAAGQEKTEDQMTSDLVAGLTGTGQKPTGVRRLSHETALMKVNVVKASATHAGMTVTLPSLVAAPSRIKDLLEGDVKWEFDILELESLTGRRPLIWLGLSLFAKMNVHTSIECDDATIRNWLQLIESHYQDNPYHNSTHAADVMQATAYFLLRLRKKDIFDPLDEAICLISAVFHDVDHPGKSSPFLCNSNHELAILYNDRSVLESHHAAYAFKLTLSDEKVNIFQNMDRDVYRTARTSIIDMVLATEMTKHFEHLSKFLNCFQKPLQESEMNEPETVQERGDILSLRSPDSLQLIKRMLIKCADVSNPARPTEFCIQWAHRIAEEYCGQTDEEKRRGLPVAMPAFDRATCNVAGSQTGFINYFVRDMYRAWSDFGDFPELMEYIDKNFIYWKDKEPSSTQQGSR; encoded by the exons GTGATGTTCGTGTTTACCAAAGACGACGCGCAGTACAACGCGCTCAGGTGGGCAGTCGAGAAGATGCACTATGTGTGTAGCCTGAGCACGACCACGGAGGAGGCCGTCGAGAACTTCCTCAACTGCCGTCCACACCTGGTCTTCATCGACGCGCGGAGCAAGAACACCATCGACCCCATCCTCCTGTGCAG GACGTTGTGCGGCTACAAATGGAGCCAGTACTCCTGCATTGTCGCCGTCGTAAAGAAAGG GTTGGCTGATAGGCAAGAGGCAGCTATCGTCCCGCTGCTGAGGGCTGGCTACAAAAGG TGGATACTGGAGACGTGCTCGCCCATGGTGTGCCTCAACGAGATCATCCAGATTGAGCACAACGACCTCATGCACTTGTGGAAGCTAATGACCTCCGAGGCACTGTTTTCTGCGCTGCACTATGTGCGGGACGGTGTCATCGTCACTGGGCCTACGCACGAAATACAG TTCATGAACCGCGCGGCCGAGAAACTGGTGGGCTACTCGGTGGAGGAGATGTTGGGCGAGGACGCCCAGGAACTGCACCGCACCGATTCGCTGAAGGAAGACGTGGCTGCAAACATCAGCGATCAGCTGGACAAAGGGCGTGCTTGGGAGGGCACTCTATTCAATCGCCGAAAGACCGGCGAGTGCGTGCCTGTCTGGAGCAAGATCGCGCCCGTGGACAACAGCGCTGCGCCTGG GAAGCTGGACCACGTGGTGTACATCAAGGAGAACCCTTTCCTCATGGATAAACCGTTTCCTCCCGAGGCCG TGGTTTTGAGCCGGAGACAGTCATTTGCTAAGTACCATGCAATGGTAATCGAAGCCCCTGTCACAAAG GTCATCAAACTACTGATGGCGACACAAGAAAACAGTCCACCTTCCGTGGCGCAAGCCCTGGAGAGTGTCATCGACATCCTGCACTCTACCGACCTATACAACCCGCAGCTGGCCGCCGGGCAGGAAAAAACCGAGGACCAGATGACCTCCGACCTTGTCGCGGGACTCACTGGA ACGGGCCAGAAACCAACGGGCGTCCGGCGGCTGTCTCACGAGACGGCGCTGATGAAAG TGAACGTGGTGAAGGCGTCCGCAACCCACGCGGGGATGACCGTGACGTTGCCCAGTCTGGTCGCGGCGCCGTCCAGGATCAAGGACCTGCTGGAAGGAGACGTCAAGTGGGAGTTCGACATCCTCGAGCTGGAATCCCTTACGGGACGCAG GCCACTCATCTGGCTGGGCTTGTCCCTGTTCGCCAAGATGAACGTACACACCAGTATCGAATGCGACGACGCCACCATCCGGAACTGGTTGCAGCTCATCGAGTCACACTACCAGGACAACCCGTACCACAACTCCACGCACGCAGCCGACGTGATGCAAGCTACGGCGTACTTCCTGCTCAGGCTTCGAAAGAAG GACATATTCGACCCGCTGGACGAGGCCATCTGCCTCATCTCGGCTGTGTTTCACGACGTCGACCATCCAGGAAAGTCGAGCCCATTTCTCTGCAACTCGAACCACGAGCTGGCCATACTATACAACGACCG GTCGGTGCTCGAGAGTCACCACGCAGCATACGCGTTCAAGCTGACGCTGTCGGACGAGAAGGTAAACATCTTCCAGAACATGGACCGCGACGTCTACCGCACGGCTCGCACGTCCATCATCGACATGGTGCTCGCCACTGAGATGACCAAGCACTTCGAGCATTTGTCCAAGTTTCTCAACTGCTTCCAGAAGCCTCTTCAGGAAAGCGAAATGAACGAGCCAGAG ACCGTGCAAGAGCGCggcgacatcctgtccctccgcTCGCCGGACAGCCTCCAGCTGATCAAGCGCATGCTCATCAAGTGCGCGGACGTGTCCAACCCGGCGAGGCCTACCGAGTTCTGCATCCAGTGGGCGCACCGCATCGCCGAAGAATACTGCGGACAG ACGGACGAAGAGAAGCGGCGTGGCCTCCCCGTGGCGATGCCGGCATTTGACCGCGCCACGTGCAACGTTGCCGGATCGCAGACGGGCTTCATCAACTACTTCGTGCGCGACATGTACAGGGCATGGTCAG ACTTTGGCGATTTCCCCGAGCTGATGGAGTACATCGATAAGAACTTCATATACTGGAAGGACAAAGAGCCATCGTCGACTCAGCAGggtagccgctga